The sequence ATGGCCGACGAGAACACCCCTGTGACACCTGAACCCGTGATGCCCGACGAGGAAGCCGCGATCCCCGGCGTGGGCATGCGTGTCGAGCCGGTCGGGCTCGAGACGGAGATGCAGCGCTCCTACCTCGACTACGCGATGTCCGTCATCGTCTCGCGTGCGCTGCCCGACGTACGGGACGGCCTCAAGCCCGTCCACCGCCGGGTGCTGTACGCGATGTACGACGGCGGGTACCGCCCCGAGAAGGGGTTCTACAAGTGCGCCCGCGTCGTCGGTGACGTCATGGGTACGTACCACCCGCACGGCGACTCCTCCATCTACGACGCCCTGGTGCGCCTCGCGCAGCACTGGTCGATGCGCATGCCGCTGGTGGACTCCAACGGCAACTTCGGTTCCCCGGGCAACGACCCGGCCGCCGCCATGCGGTACACCGAGTGCAAGATGATGCCGCTGTCCATGGAGATGGTCCGGGACATCGACGAGGAGACCGTCGACTTCCAGGACAACTACGACGGCCGCAACCAGGAGCCGACGGTCCTGCCGGCGCGCTTCCCGAACCTGCTGGTCAACGGCTCCGCGGGCATCGCGGTCGGCATGGCGACCAACATCCCGCCGCACAACCTGCGCGAGGTCGCCGCCGGTGCCCAGTGGTATCTGGAGCATCCCGACGCCTCGCACGAGGAGCTGCTGGACGCGCTGATCGAGCGCATCAAGGGCCCCGACTTCCCCACCGGCGCGCTGGTCGTGGGCCGCAAGGGCATCGAGGAGGCGTACCGCACCGGGCGCGGCTCCATCACGATGCGCGCGGTCGTCGCGGTCGAGGAGATCCAGGGCCGCCAGTGCCTGGTCGTCACGGAGCTTCCGTACCAGACCAACCCCGACAACCTCGCGCAGAAGATCGCCGACCTGGTCAAGGACGGCAAGGTCGGCGGCATCGCGGACGTCCGCGACGAGACCTCCTCGCGTACGGGGCAGCGCCTGGTCGTCGTGCTCAAGCGGGACGCGGTCGCCAAGGTCGTCCTGAACAACCTGTACAAGCACACCGACCTCCAGTCGAACTTCGGCGCCAACATGCTGGCGCTCGTCGACGGGGTGCCGCGCACGCTGTCGATCGACGCGTTCATCCGCCACTGGGTGACGCACCAGATCGAGGTCATCGTCCGGCGTACGCGGTTCCGGCTGCGCAAGGCCGAGGAGCGGGCGCACATCCTGCGCGGCCTGCTGAAGGCCCTGGACGCCATCGACGAGGTCATCGCCCTCATCCGGCGCTCCAACACCGTGGAGATCGCGCGTGAGGGCCTGATGGGCCTGCTGGAGATCGACGAGATCCAGGCGAACGCGATCCTGGAGATGCAGCTGCGCCGGCTGGCCGCGCTGGAGCACCAGAAGATCACCGCCGAGCACGACGAGCTCCAGGCGAAGATCAACGAGTACAACGCGATCCTGGCCTCGCCCGAGCGGCAGCGCCAGATCGTCAGCGAGGAACTGGCCGCGATCGTCGAGAAGTTCGGCGACGACCGGCGCTCCAAGCTGGTGCCCTTCGACGGTGACATGTCCATCGAGGACCTGATCGCCGAGGAGGACATCGTCGTCACGATCTCCCGCAGCGGCTATGTGAAGCGCACGAAGACGGACGACTACCGCTCGCAGAAGCGCGGCGGCAAGGGCGTGCGCGGGACGAAGCTCAAGGAAGACGACATCGTCGACCACTTCTTCGTATCGACGACGCACCACTGGCTGCTGTTCTTCACCAACAAGGGCCGCGTCTACCGGGCCAAGGCCTACGAGCTCCCGGACGCCGGCCGGGACGCGCGCGGCCAGCATGTCGCCAACCTGCTGGCCTTCCAGCCGGACGAGAAGATCGCCCAGATCCTGGCGATCCGCGACTACGAGGCCGTGCCGTACCTGATCCTGGCGACGAAGGGCGGTCTCGTGAAGAAGACCGCGCTCAAGGACTACGACTCGCCGCGCTCGGGCGGTGTCATCGCGATCAACCTGCGCGAGATGCCGGACGGCAGCGACGACGAGCTGATCGGCGCCGAGCTGGTGTCGGCCGAGGACGATCTGCTGCTCATCAGCAAGAAGGCGCAGTCGATCCGGTTCACCGCGACGGACGACGCGCTGCGCCCGATGGGCCGTGCGACCTCGGGTGTCAAGGGCATGAGTTTCCGCGAGGGGGACGAACTGCTCTCGATGAATGTCGTCCGGCCCGGTACGTTCGTCTTCACCGCAACCGACGGCGGGTACGCCAAGCGCACCCCCGTCGACGAGTACCGCGTCCAGGGGCGTGGCGGCCTCGGCATCAAGGCTGCCAAGATCGTCGAGGACCGCGGTTCGCTCGTCGGTGCGCTGGTGGTGGAGGAGACGGATGAGATCCTCGCCATCACGCTCGGCGGTGGTGTGATTCGTACGCGAGTCAATGAAGTCAGGGAGACGGGCCGTGACACCATGGGCGTCCAACTGATCAATCTGGGCAAGCGGGATGCCGTCGTCGGCATCGCGCGCAATGCCGAGGCCGGTCGTGAGGCGGAAGAGGTCGATGGGGCCGATGATGCTGATGGCGAGACGGCCGAGGTCCACGCCGAGAGCGTGGTAGAGGGCACTGTCGAGGGCACGGAGCCCTCGACCGGGGAGCACGAGGAGTAGAGCGTGAGTGGAGCCACGGGCGCCGGTTCGGCCGCTTCCGGAGCAGGAGCGAACGGTGCCCGTGGCCCTGCCACGGACTCCCAAGGGGGCACTGTGACGGACACACGAGGGCCTCAGCCCCAGTACGAGGGTTACGCGACCGGGCCGCTGCCCGGCGAGCGTGAGCCCGCACCGGGGCCGTCGGGGCCGTACCACCCGCCTCAGGCGTACCAGGCGCCCGGCGGCGGGACCCAGGGCGGCCAGCAGCGCCCCGGGCAGGGCGGGGACACTCTGGGCGGCGTGCAGGCGACGCGCAAGCCGCGCACGGGGGCGCGGACCACTCCGCGTACCCGCAAGGCCCGACTGCGGGTGGCCAAGGCCGACCCGTGGTCGGTGATGAAGGTCAGCTTCCTGCTGTCGATCGCCCTGGGCATCTGCACGGTGGTGGCGGCGGCGGTCCTGTGGATGGTGATGGACGCGATGGGCGTCTTCTCCACCGTGGGCGGCACGATCAGCGAGGCCACCGGCTCGAACGAGAGCAACGGCTTCGACCTCCAGTCGTTCCTGTCGCTGCCGCGCGTGCTCATCTTCACGTCGGTCATCGCCGTGATCGACGTGGTGCTGGCCACCGCGCTGGCGACGCTGGGCGCCTTCATCTACAACCTCTCGGCGGGCTTCGTGGGCGGCGTGGAGCTCACGCTGGCCGAGGACGAGTAGCGCGCCGAGTATCGATTTTGGGACTGGCCCCGACGTGCGCTAATCTTCAGAAGTCAGCGCGAGAGCGCGGCGGGGCTATAGCTCAGTTGGTTAGAGCGCATCCCTGATAAGGATGAGGCCACAGGTTCAAATCCTGTTAGCCCCACAGAACGAAGACCCCCAGTCAGCAGTGACTGGGGGTCTTCGCGTTGGCGGAGGACGGCGGGACTCAGGGGGCGGCGCGGGGCGGGGCTGTGCAGGACGACTGGGACGACGACAGCGGTTACTACCAGGCGGTCGGCTGCGGCTGGGCGTCGGTGGTGGGCGCGCTGGGGTGCCTCTCCGTGGTGATCGCGCTGGCGGTCGCGGGGGCGTTGGGACTGGACGCGCTGCTGGAGCTGGCGCTGTTCCGAGCCGGCTGACGTAGGAGAAGTCGGGTGACGTAGGAGAAGCCGGGTGACGTAGGGGAAACGGCGCCCGGACATACGGAGAGGCCCCTGGCCGGTGTGTACCGGCCAGGGGCCC is a genomic window of Streptomyces sp. SID8374 containing:
- the gyrA gene encoding DNA gyrase subunit A translates to MADENTPVTPEPVMPDEEAAIPGVGMRVEPVGLETEMQRSYLDYAMSVIVSRALPDVRDGLKPVHRRVLYAMYDGGYRPEKGFYKCARVVGDVMGTYHPHGDSSIYDALVRLAQHWSMRMPLVDSNGNFGSPGNDPAAAMRYTECKMMPLSMEMVRDIDEETVDFQDNYDGRNQEPTVLPARFPNLLVNGSAGIAVGMATNIPPHNLREVAAGAQWYLEHPDASHEELLDALIERIKGPDFPTGALVVGRKGIEEAYRTGRGSITMRAVVAVEEIQGRQCLVVTELPYQTNPDNLAQKIADLVKDGKVGGIADVRDETSSRTGQRLVVVLKRDAVAKVVLNNLYKHTDLQSNFGANMLALVDGVPRTLSIDAFIRHWVTHQIEVIVRRTRFRLRKAEERAHILRGLLKALDAIDEVIALIRRSNTVEIAREGLMGLLEIDEIQANAILEMQLRRLAALEHQKITAEHDELQAKINEYNAILASPERQRQIVSEELAAIVEKFGDDRRSKLVPFDGDMSIEDLIAEEDIVVTISRSGYVKRTKTDDYRSQKRGGKGVRGTKLKEDDIVDHFFVSTTHHWLLFFTNKGRVYRAKAYELPDAGRDARGQHVANLLAFQPDEKIAQILAIRDYEAVPYLILATKGGLVKKTALKDYDSPRSGGVIAINLREMPDGSDDELIGAELVSAEDDLLLISKKAQSIRFTATDDALRPMGRATSGVKGMSFREGDELLSMNVVRPGTFVFTATDGGYAKRTPVDEYRVQGRGGLGIKAAKIVEDRGSLVGALVVEETDEILAITLGGGVIRTRVNEVRETGRDTMGVQLINLGKRDAVVGIARNAEAGREAEEVDGADDADGETAEVHAESVVEGTVEGTEPSTGEHEE
- a CDS encoding DUF3566 domain-containing protein, with the protein product MTDTRGPQPQYEGYATGPLPGEREPAPGPSGPYHPPQAYQAPGGGTQGGQQRPGQGGDTLGGVQATRKPRTGARTTPRTRKARLRVAKADPWSVMKVSFLLSIALGICTVVAAAVLWMVMDAMGVFSTVGGTISEATGSNESNGFDLQSFLSLPRVLIFTSVIAVIDVVLATALATLGAFIYNLSAGFVGGVELTLAEDE